Proteins encoded together in one Lachnospiraceae bacterium JLR.KK008 window:
- a CDS encoding chemotaxis protein yields the protein MDTKILLENGTNELEVLEFTLDGNLYGINVAKIREIINYQEVTPVPNAHPSIEGIFMPRDKMITAIDLKNCLQRGESKPGGLFIVTNFNKLDIAFHVDSVIGIHRVSWKDIIKPGATVSTPEDGVSTGIIKFNDKLIIILDFEKIVTDINPETGLKVTEIDALEDRQKSDVPILIAEDSALLNKLIVDSLKKAGYHNLIRTENGQQAWDIIKECSDEGTLDQHVKCVITDIEMPLMDGHRLTKLIKSHDETKHIPVVIFSSLVNEEMRKKGEALGANAQLSKPEIGNLVKVIDGLV from the coding sequence ATGGATACAAAAATCTTATTGGAAAATGGAACCAATGAATTAGAGGTATTGGAGTTTACTCTGGATGGTAATTTGTATGGAATTAATGTTGCAAAAATACGTGAGATTATCAATTATCAGGAAGTGACGCCTGTACCAAATGCACATCCCAGTATTGAAGGGATCTTTATGCCGCGTGATAAGATGATTACGGCAATAGATTTAAAGAATTGCCTTCAGAGAGGAGAATCCAAACCCGGAGGATTGTTTATCGTAACGAATTTCAATAAACTGGACATTGCATTTCATGTTGATTCTGTTATTGGTATACATAGAGTATCCTGGAAGGATATTATTAAGCCGGGCGCAACCGTATCCACACCCGAAGATGGAGTCTCTACCGGAATTATCAAGTTTAACGATAAGTTGATCATTATTCTTGATTTTGAGAAGATTGTAACTGACATTAATCCTGAGACAGGACTTAAGGTGACGGAGATTGATGCACTGGAAGACAGACAGAAAAGTGATGTACCTATCCTGATTGCAGAAGATTCCGCACTTTTGAATAAACTGATTGTTGATTCTTTGAAAAAGGCTGGTTATCACAACTTAATTCGTACGGAAAACGGACAGCAGGCATGGGACATCATTAAAGAGTGTTCGGATGAGGGAACATTGGATCAACATGTGAAGTGTGTGATCACTGATATTGAGATGCCGTTGATGGACGGACATCGTCTGACGAAACTGATCAAGAGTCATGATGAGACAAAACACATTCCGGTTGTTATCTTTTCTTCCCTGGTAAATGAGGAGATGAGAAAAAAGGGCGAGGCGTTAGGTGCAAATGCGCAGCTTTCCAAACCAGAGATCGGTAATCTTGTCAAGGTAATTGATGGTTTGGTATAA